A genomic region of Pseudomonas frederiksbergensis contains the following coding sequences:
- a CDS encoding peptidoglycan D,D-transpeptidase FtsI family protein, with amino-acid sequence MKLEGALFPWRFRVVLGLLGVMVAAIAWRIIDLQVIDRDFLIGQGDARSVRHIPIPAHRGLITDRNGEPLAVSTPVTTLWANPKEMQLAKEKWPALAAALGQDPKALAERLEAQANKEFIYLVRGLTPEQGQVVIDLKVPGVYGIEEFRRFYPAGEVTAHMVGFTDIDDHGREGVELAYDEWLAGVAGKRQVIKDRRGRLIKDVQVTKNAKAGKPLALSIDLRLQYLANRELRNAIIENGAKAGSLVIMDVKTGEILAMVNQPTYNPNNRRNLQPAMMRNRAMIDVFEPGSTMKAISMSAAIETGRWKPSDTVEVYPGSLQIGKYTIKDVSKTEGPVLDLTGILINSSNVGMSKVAFDIGGETIFRLAQKVGLGQDTGLGFPGERVGNLPNYREWRKAETATLSYGYGISVTAIQLVHAFSALANNGRIAPLTLIKTDKAAQTTQVIPEAVAKTMQGMLQQVIEAPRGVFRAQVPAYHVAGKSGTARKTSVGTKGYAENSYRSLFAGFGPMSDPRYAIVVVIDEPTKAGYFGGLVSAPVFSKVMSGTLRLMNVTPDNLPTTQQANATPVIPVKANGGRG; translated from the coding sequence ATGAAACTCGAAGGGGCACTCTTTCCGTGGCGGTTTCGTGTGGTGCTCGGCTTGCTGGGTGTCATGGTGGCAGCCATCGCCTGGCGGATCATCGACCTGCAGGTGATCGACCGTGACTTCCTGATTGGTCAGGGCGATGCGCGCAGTGTTCGACACATCCCGATTCCGGCTCACCGTGGTTTGATCACCGACCGTAACGGCGAGCCGTTGGCCGTGAGTACCCCGGTCACCACCCTGTGGGCCAACCCCAAGGAAATGCAACTGGCCAAGGAAAAGTGGCCGGCACTGGCGGCTGCGCTGGGTCAGGACCCTAAAGCCCTGGCCGAGAGACTCGAAGCTCAGGCGAATAAAGAATTCATCTATCTGGTGCGTGGGCTGACTCCCGAGCAGGGCCAGGTCGTGATCGATCTGAAAGTGCCGGGCGTTTACGGCATCGAAGAGTTCCGGCGTTTCTACCCGGCCGGCGAAGTCACCGCGCACATGGTCGGCTTTACCGACATCGATGACCACGGGCGTGAAGGCGTGGAATTGGCGTACGACGAATGGCTGGCCGGTGTCGCTGGCAAGCGTCAGGTCATCAAGGACCGGCGCGGCAGACTGATCAAAGACGTTCAAGTGACCAAAAACGCCAAGGCCGGCAAGCCCTTGGCGTTGTCGATTGACCTGCGTCTGCAATACCTGGCGAACCGCGAGCTGCGCAACGCAATCATCGAGAACGGCGCCAAGGCTGGCAGCCTGGTGATCATGGACGTCAAGACCGGCGAGATCCTCGCCATGGTCAACCAGCCGACCTACAACCCGAACAACCGTCGCAACCTGCAACCGGCGATGATGCGTAACCGCGCGATGATCGACGTGTTCGAACCGGGTTCGACCATGAAGGCGATCTCCATGAGCGCTGCCATTGAAACCGGTCGCTGGAAGCCGAGCGATACTGTCGAGGTGTATCCGGGCAGCTTGCAGATTGGTAAATACACCATCAAGGACGTATCCAAGACCGAAGGCCCGGTGCTGGACCTGACCGGCATTCTGATCAACTCCAGTAACGTCGGCATGAGTAAGGTCGCCTTCGATATCGGCGGCGAAACCATTTTCCGCCTGGCACAGAAAGTCGGCCTCGGCCAGGACACCGGTCTGGGTTTCCCGGGCGAGCGTGTCGGCAACCTGCCGAACTATCGCGAATGGCGCAAGGCCGAGACGGCCACGTTGTCGTACGGCTACGGGATTTCGGTGACCGCCATTCAACTGGTCCACGCCTTCTCGGCGCTGGCCAACAACGGTCGTATTGCGCCGCTGACCCTGATCAAGACCGACAAGGCAGCGCAAACCACCCAAGTGATTCCGGAAGCCGTGGCGAAAACCATGCAGGGTATGCTGCAGCAAGTGATCGAAGCCCCGCGCGGTGTATTCCGTGCGCAAGTGCCGGCCTATCACGTTGCTGGCAAGTCCGGTACCGCACGTAAGACGTCGGTGGGCACCAAAGGCTACGCCGAGAATTCCTACCGCTCGCTGTTCGCGGGGTTTGGTCCTATGAGTGATCCGCGTTACGCGATCGTCGTGGTCATCGATGAGCCGACCAAGGCCGGCTATTTCGGTGGTCTGGTTTCGGCACCGGTATTCAGCAAAGTGATGTCCGGCACCCTGCGTCTGATGAACGTCACGCCGGACAACCTGCCGACCACTCAGCAGGCCAACGCTACCCCGGTTATCCCTGTTAAAGCCAATGGAGGGCGCGGCTGA
- a CDS encoding UDP-N-acetylmuramoyl-L-alanyl-D-glutamate--2,6-diaminopimelate ligase gives MSLSLNKIFAHAGRDLLIRELTLDSRNVRAGDLFLAVPGAKLDGRTHIADALQRGAAAVAYEVEGATVLPITDVPLIPVKGLAAQLSDVAGRFYGDPSRNLNLIGVTGTNGKTSVTQLVAQALDLLGQHCGIVGTLGTGFYGALESGLHTTPNPIAVQATLADLKKAGAKAVAMEVSSHGLDQGRVTALAFDVAVMTNLSRDHLDYHGTMQAYGEAKAKLFAWNDLKCRVVNLDDEFGRQLAAQERESRLITYSLEDTSAYLYCREAQFDDEGVRATLVTPQGEHHLRSTLLGRFNLSNVLAAVGALLGLDYALDEILCVLPKLEGPAGRMQRLGGGTQPLVVVDYAHTPDALEKVLMALRPHAKGQLLCLFGCGGDRDRGKRPLMAEVVERLADGVLVTDDNPRSEDPAQIFDDIRAGFTAVDNVRFVAGRGQAIAQLIASASADDVIVLAGKGHEDYQEINGERHDFSDLVEADRALTAWEVAHA, from the coding sequence ATGTCTCTTAGCCTGAACAAGATTTTCGCCCACGCGGGTCGTGATTTGTTGATTCGCGAACTGACCCTGGACAGCCGTAATGTCCGTGCGGGCGATCTGTTTCTGGCCGTCCCCGGCGCTAAACTCGACGGTCGTACGCACATTGCCGATGCCTTGCAACGTGGCGCTGCCGCAGTCGCCTACGAAGTCGAAGGCGCGACCGTTCTGCCGATTACCGATGTACCGCTGATTCCGGTCAAAGGCCTGGCCGCGCAGCTGTCGGATGTTGCCGGGCGTTTTTACGGCGACCCGAGCCGTAACCTGAACCTGATTGGCGTGACCGGCACCAACGGTAAAACCAGCGTGACCCAACTGGTCGCACAAGCGCTGGACCTGCTGGGGCAGCACTGCGGCATAGTCGGCACCCTGGGCACCGGTTTCTACGGCGCACTGGAAAGTGGCCTGCACACCACGCCGAACCCGATTGCGGTACAGGCCACCCTGGCCGACCTGAAAAAGGCCGGCGCCAAAGCCGTGGCCATGGAAGTGTCCTCCCACGGTCTGGATCAAGGGCGCGTGACTGCACTGGCGTTCGATGTGGCGGTGATGACCAACCTGTCGCGCGATCACCTGGATTATCACGGGACCATGCAAGCCTATGGCGAGGCCAAGGCCAAGCTGTTTGCCTGGAACGATCTGAAGTGCCGGGTGGTTAACCTCGACGACGAGTTCGGTCGGCAACTCGCTGCGCAAGAGCGTGAGTCGCGCCTGATCACTTATAGCCTGGAAGACACCAGCGCCTACCTCTATTGCCGTGAAGCGCAGTTCGACGATGAAGGCGTGCGCGCGACTCTGGTTACGCCGCAGGGCGAACACCATTTGCGCAGTACCTTGCTCGGCCGCTTCAACCTGAGCAACGTACTGGCCGCAGTCGGTGCCTTGCTCGGTCTGGATTACGCGCTGGATGAAATCCTCTGCGTACTGCCAAAACTCGAAGGCCCGGCCGGTCGCATGCAGCGTCTGGGCGGCGGCACTCAGCCGCTGGTGGTGGTCGACTACGCCCATACCCCGGATGCGCTGGAAAAAGTCCTGATGGCCCTGCGTCCACATGCCAAGGGCCAATTGCTCTGCCTGTTCGGTTGTGGCGGTGATCGCGATCGCGGCAAGCGTCCGCTGATGGCCGAAGTGGTCGAGCGTCTGGCTGACGGTGTGCTGGTCACCGATGACAACCCGCGCAGCGAAGACCCTGCACAGATTTTCGACGATATCCGCGCCGGTTTCACGGCGGTGGATAACGTCCGTTTCGTCGCCGGCCGTGGCCAGGCGATTGCCCAGTTGATCGCCAGCGCCAGTGCGGATGACGTGATTGTTCTGGCCGGTAAAGGTCACGAGGACTATCAGGAAATCAACGGCGAACGCCATGATTTCTCTGATTTGGTGGAGGCCGACCGTGCCTTGACCGCGTGGGAGGTGGCCCATGCTTAA
- a CDS encoding UDP-N-acetylmuramoyl-tripeptide--D-alanyl-D-alanine ligase: MLKALTLSEVTGPLAGRLLAADSRFDGVSIDSRAIKPGQLFVALTGPRFDGHDYLNDVAAKGAVAALVEREVANATLPQLLVKDTRQALGELGALNRAAYSNPVAAITGSSGKTTVKEMLASILRTRGPVLATRGNLNNDLGVPLTLLELAAEHTAAVIELGASRIGEIAYTVGMTKPHVAVINNAGSAHVGEFGGPEKIVEAKGEILEGLDADGVAVLNLDDKAFDIWKKRAAGRQVLSFALNDSRADFHATDLARDARGCPSFKLHSPQGVEPVQLNLLGNHNVANALAAAAAAHALGVSLFGIATGLNAVQPVKGRTVAQLATNGMRVIDDTYNANPASMCAAIDILAGFSGRTVLVLGDIGELGEWAEQGHRDVGAYASGKVSALYAVGPMMAHAVAAFGEQARHFANQADLIAALGAEHDTNTTILIKGSRSAAMENVVAALCGSSGEKH, encoded by the coding sequence ATGCTTAAAGCCTTGACGTTGAGCGAAGTGACGGGCCCATTGGCCGGCCGTCTGCTGGCTGCCGATAGCCGTTTCGATGGCGTCAGCATCGACAGCCGCGCGATCAAGCCGGGCCAGTTGTTTGTCGCCCTGACCGGGCCACGTTTCGATGGTCATGACTACCTGAACGACGTTGCTGCCAAAGGCGCGGTCGCGGCCCTGGTCGAGCGTGAAGTGGCGAATGCCACGTTGCCGCAGTTGCTGGTCAAGGACACCCGTCAGGCCTTGGGCGAACTCGGCGCGCTGAACCGTGCGGCGTATTCGAACCCGGTTGCGGCGATTACCGGTTCCAGCGGCAAAACCACGGTCAAGGAAATGCTCGCGAGCATCCTGCGCACGCGCGGGCCGGTATTGGCGACCCGTGGCAACTTGAACAATGACCTCGGCGTTCCGCTGACCTTGCTCGAACTGGCCGCGGAACACACCGCGGCCGTCATCGAGCTGGGTGCTTCGCGGATCGGCGAGATCGCCTACACCGTCGGCATGACCAAGCCGCATGTGGCTGTGATCAACAATGCCGGGAGCGCCCACGTCGGCGAATTCGGCGGGCCGGAAAAAATCGTTGAAGCCAAGGGCGAGATTCTCGAAGGGCTGGACGCTGATGGCGTCGCCGTTCTGAACCTCGACGACAAGGCTTTCGACATCTGGAAGAAGCGCGCCGCCGGTCGTCAGGTGCTGAGCTTTGCCCTGAACGACAGCCGTGCCGATTTCCATGCCACTGATCTGGCTCGTGACGCACGCGGTTGCCCGTCCTTCAAGCTGCACAGCCCGCAAGGCGTCGAGCCGGTTCAACTGAACCTGCTCGGCAACCACAACGTTGCCAATGCCCTGGCCGCTGCGGCTGCCGCTCATGCTCTGGGTGTGTCGCTGTTCGGTATCGCCACCGGGCTGAATGCGGTGCAACCGGTCAAGGGTCGCACTGTCGCGCAACTGGCGACCAACGGCATGCGTGTGATCGATGACACTTACAACGCGAACCCCGCCTCAATGTGCGCGGCCATTGATATACTCGCCGGCTTTTCCGGCCGCACCGTTCTGGTGCTCGGGGATATTGGCGAGTTGGGCGAGTGGGCGGAGCAGGGGCACCGCGACGTTGGTGCGTACGCCAGCGGCAAGGTTTCAGCGCTTTACGCCGTTGGCCCGATGATGGCGCATGCCGTCGCAGCCTTCGGTGAGCAGGCTCGTCACTTTGCCAATCAGGCTGATCTGATTGCGGCGCTGGGCGCCGAACACGATACAAACACCACTATTTTGATCAAGGGCTCGCGAAGCGCTGCGATGGAAAACGTCGTTGCGGCTTTGTGCGGTTCGAGCGGGGAGAAACATTAA
- the mraY gene encoding phospho-N-acetylmuramoyl-pentapeptide-transferase, whose protein sequence is MLLLLAEYLQQFYKGFAVFQYLTLRGILGVLTALSLSLCLGPWMIRTLQNRQIGQSVRNDGPQSHLSKSGTPTMGGALILTAIGVSTLLWADLHNRYVWVVLLVTLLFGAVGWVDDYRKVIEKNSRGLPSRWKYFWQSVFGLGAAIFLYMTATSPVETTLILPMLKDYSIPLGAGFIVLTYFVIVGSSNAVNLTDGLDGLAIMPTVMVGGALGIFCYLSGNVKFAEYLLIPYVPGAGELIVFCGALIGAGLGFLWFNTYPAQVFMGDVGALALGAALGTIAVIVRQEIVLFIMGGVFVMETLSVVIQVASFKLTGRRVFRMAPIHHHFELKGWPEPRVIVRFWIITVILVLVGLATLKLR, encoded by the coding sequence ATGCTGCTGTTGTTAGCGGAGTATCTGCAACAGTTCTACAAAGGCTTCGCGGTCTTTCAGTACCTGACCCTGCGCGGGATTCTCGGTGTGCTGACCGCATTGTCGTTGTCGCTGTGCTTGGGTCCATGGATGATCCGCACCTTGCAGAACCGCCAGATCGGCCAGTCTGTCCGTAATGATGGCCCGCAATCGCACTTGTCCAAGTCGGGCACTCCGACCATGGGTGGCGCATTGATTCTGACCGCCATCGGCGTCAGTACCTTGCTCTGGGCAGACCTGCACAACCGCTATGTCTGGGTCGTGTTGCTGGTCACCCTGCTGTTCGGTGCCGTGGGCTGGGTCGACGATTACCGCAAAGTGATCGAGAAGAACTCCCGTGGCTTGCCGAGCCGTTGGAAGTACTTCTGGCAGTCGGTGTTCGGTCTGGGCGCGGCGATCTTCCTTTATATGACCGCAACGTCGCCGGTGGAAACCACCCTGATCCTGCCGATGCTCAAGGACTACAGCATTCCGCTGGGCGCAGGCTTCATCGTCCTGACCTACTTCGTGATCGTCGGCTCCAGCAACGCGGTCAACCTGACCGACGGCCTCGACGGCCTGGCGATCATGCCAACCGTGATGGTTGGCGGCGCGCTGGGGATCTTCTGCTACCTGTCGGGTAACGTGAAATTCGCCGAATACCTGCTGATCCCTTATGTCCCGGGCGCAGGTGAGCTGATCGTGTTCTGCGGCGCGCTGATCGGTGCCGGCCTGGGTTTCCTCTGGTTCAACACGTACCCGGCTCAAGTCTTCATGGGCGACGTCGGCGCACTGGCGCTGGGCGCGGCTCTGGGCACCATTGCCGTGATCGTTCGTCAGGAAATCGTCCTGTTCATCATGGGCGGCGTGTTCGTGATGGAAACCCTGTCGGTGGTCATTCAGGTTGCCTCTTTCAAATTGACCGGTCGCCGCGTATTCCGCATGGCACCGATTCACCACCACTTTGAACTCAAGGGCTGGCCCGAGCCACGTGTGATCGTCCGTTTCTGGATCATCACCGTGATTCTCGTACTGGTCGGCCTTGCCACCCTGAAGCTGAGGTAG
- the murD gene encoding UDP-N-acetylmuramoyl-L-alanine--D-glutamate ligase: MSLIASDHFRIVVGLGKSGMSLVRFLANRGVSFAVADTRENPPELATLRRDYPQVEVRCGELDVEFLCRADELYVSPGLALATPALQAAAARGVKLSGDIELFARNAKAPIVAISGSNAKSTVTTLVGEMAAAAGKRVAVGGNLGTPALDLLSDDVELYVMELSSFQLETTDHLGAEVATVLNVSEDHMDRYSGLPAYHLAKHRIFRGAKQVVVNRQDALSRPLMSEGLPCWTFGLSKPDFKAFGLREENGEKYLAFEFQNLMPVRELKIRGAHNQSNALAALALGHAVGLPFDAMLSSLRTFAGLEHRCQWVRDLNGVSYYNDSKATNVGAALAAIEGLGADIEGKLVLIAGGDGKGAEFKDLRDPVAANCRAVVLMGRDSELIGQAIGDAVPLIRVNSLIEAVEQCRAIAQPGDAVLLSPACASFDMFKNYEERGHLFAQAVEDLA; the protein is encoded by the coding sequence GTGTCTCTGATCGCTTCTGACCACTTCCGCATCGTTGTCGGCCTCGGCAAGAGCGGCATGTCCCTGGTTCGCTTCCTGGCGAACCGGGGCGTGTCGTTCGCTGTCGCCGATACGCGGGAAAACCCACCGGAGCTGGCCACGCTGCGTCGTGACTATCCGCAGGTGGAAGTGCGTTGTGGCGAGCTGGATGTCGAATTCCTCTGCCGTGCCGACGAGCTCTACGTGAGCCCGGGCCTGGCCTTGGCGACTCCGGCCCTGCAAGCGGCGGCTGCCCGTGGCGTGAAGCTGTCGGGTGATATCGAACTGTTCGCACGTAACGCAAAGGCGCCGATTGTTGCCATCAGCGGTTCCAACGCAAAAAGCACCGTGACCACTCTGGTCGGCGAAATGGCGGCAGCGGCCGGCAAGCGCGTGGCGGTGGGCGGCAACCTCGGTACTCCGGCGCTCGACCTGTTGAGCGATGACGTCGAGCTGTACGTGATGGAACTCTCGAGCTTCCAGCTGGAGACCACCGATCATCTGGGGGCCGAAGTGGCCACTGTGCTGAACGTCAGCGAAGACCATATGGACCGTTACAGTGGCCTGCCGGCGTATCACCTGGCCAAGCACCGGATCTTCCGTGGCGCGAAGCAAGTCGTGGTCAATCGTCAGGATGCACTGAGCCGTCCGTTGATGAGCGAGGGCCTGCCGTGCTGGACCTTCGGTCTGAGCAAACCTGATTTCAAGGCTTTTGGTCTGCGCGAGGAAAATGGCGAGAAGTATCTGGCCTTTGAATTCCAGAACCTGATGCCGGTGCGCGAGCTGAAAATTCGCGGCGCGCATAACCAGTCCAACGCCCTCGCGGCATTGGCCCTGGGGCACGCCGTTGGCCTGCCGTTCGACGCCATGCTGTCGAGCCTGCGCACCTTCGCCGGGCTTGAACATCGCTGCCAGTGGGTCCGCGACCTGAACGGCGTGAGCTACTACAACGATTCCAAAGCCACTAACGTTGGCGCCGCTTTGGCCGCCATCGAAGGCCTGGGCGCAGACATCGAAGGCAAGCTGGTGCTGATTGCCGGTGGCGACGGCAAAGGTGCCGAGTTCAAGGATCTGCGTGATCCGGTCGCGGCCAACTGCCGCGCCGTGGTGTTGATGGGCCGTGATTCCGAGCTGATTGGCCAGGCCATCGGCGATGCCGTGCCACTGATTCGCGTCAACTCGCTGATCGAAGCGGTCGAGCAATGCCGTGCTATTGCCCAACCGGGTGATGCGGTGCTGCTGTCGCCGGCTTGTGCCAGTTTCGACATGTTCAAGAACTACGAAGAGCGTGGGCACCTGTTTGCTCAGGCCGTGGAGGACTTGGCATGA
- the ftsW gene encoding putative lipid II flippase FtsW, whose translation MSLTNIIKPYPSPLITGRGIDLDFPMLAGCLALLGLGLVMIASASTEVAAVQSGSALYYMIRHLIYVVLGLGACIVTMMIPIATWQRLGWLMLIGAFGLLVMVIVPGIGREVNGSMRWIGFSFFNVQPSEIAKVFVVIYLAGYLVRRQKEVRESWMGFFKPFIVLLPMAGLLLMEPDFGATVVMMAAAAAMLFLGGVGLFRFSLMVVLAVAAVVLLIQVQPYRMARLTNFADPWADQFGAGYQLSQALIAFGRGEWLGVGLGNSVQKQFYLPEAHTDFVFSVLAEELGAVGSLCTVALFVFVCIRGMYIGLWAEKAKQFFAAYVAYGLSFLWIGQFLINIGVNVGLLPTKGLTLPFLSYGGSSLVICCACLGLLLRIEWESRTHLGSEEMEFSESDFAEEPTHGR comes from the coding sequence ATGAGCTTGACAAACATCATCAAACCGTACCCTTCGCCGCTCATCACCGGGCGTGGTATCGACCTCGACTTCCCGATGCTCGCCGGTTGCCTGGCGTTGCTGGGGCTGGGGCTGGTCATGATTGCCTCGGCATCGACCGAAGTGGCGGCAGTGCAGTCGGGCAGTGCCCTGTATTACATGATTCGTCACCTGATTTACGTCGTGCTCGGCTTGGGTGCCTGCATCGTCACCATGATGATCCCGATCGCCACCTGGCAACGCCTGGGCTGGCTGATGCTGATCGGTGCGTTCGGTTTGCTGGTGATGGTGATCGTCCCGGGGATCGGCCGTGAAGTGAACGGTTCGATGCGCTGGATCGGCTTCAGTTTCTTCAACGTTCAGCCTTCCGAGATCGCCAAGGTGTTCGTGGTGATCTACCTCGCCGGTTATCTGGTGCGTCGGCAGAAAGAAGTTCGCGAGAGCTGGATGGGCTTCTTCAAGCCGTTCATCGTGTTGCTGCCAATGGCCGGTCTGTTGCTGATGGAGCCGGACTTCGGTGCCACCGTCGTGATGATGGCGGCGGCGGCTGCGATGCTGTTCCTGGGCGGGGTCGGGCTGTTCCGTTTTTCCTTGATGGTTGTCCTGGCTGTCGCGGCGGTGGTGTTGTTGATTCAAGTGCAGCCGTATCGAATGGCGCGCCTGACCAACTTTGCGGATCCATGGGCCGACCAGTTCGGCGCTGGCTATCAATTGTCTCAAGCATTGATCGCCTTCGGTCGCGGCGAATGGCTGGGCGTTGGCCTGGGCAACAGCGTGCAAAAACAGTTCTACCTGCCGGAAGCCCACACTGACTTCGTGTTCTCGGTCCTGGCCGAAGAGCTGGGTGCCGTGGGTTCCTTGTGTACGGTCGCACTGTTCGTCTTTGTCTGTATTCGTGGCATGTACATCGGTTTGTGGGCAGAAAAGGCCAAGCAATTCTTCGCCGCTTATGTCGCCTACGGTTTGTCGTTCCTGTGGATTGGCCAGTTCCTGATCAACATCGGGGTGAACGTCGGCCTGCTGCCGACCAAGGGCCTGACCTTGCCGTTCCTCAGTTATGGCGGCAGTTCGTTGGTGATCTGCTGCGCCTGCCTTGGCTTGTTGTTGCGCATCGAATGGGAGAGTCGAACCCACTTGGGCAGCGAAGAGATGGAGTTCAGTGAGAGCGACTTCGCCGAGGAGCCGACCCATGGGCGCTAA
- the murG gene encoding undecaprenyldiphospho-muramoylpentapeptide beta-N-acetylglucosaminyltransferase has translation MGANVLIMAGGTGGHVFPALACAREFQARGYTVHWLGTPRGIENELVPNAGLPLHLINVSGLRGKSKLSLLKAPFVLLKAIWQARAVIRQLKPVCVLGFGGYVTGPGGVAAKLAGVPVIVHEQNAVAGTANRLLVPLAARVCEAFPDTFAASGSRRTTGNPVRTELFLETSRPALAGRKARLLILGGSLGAEPLNKLLPEALSLVPAELRPEVFHQAGKNHDEVTAERYRTVGVEAQVQPFIKDMAQAYGWADLVVCRAGALTVSELAAAGLPSMLVPLPHAIDDHQTRNAEYLAREGAAFLMPQRTTGAADLAARLTEVLMQPQRLNDMAGAARRLAKPDATRNVVDICLEVVHG, from the coding sequence ATGGGCGCTAACGTGCTGATCATGGCAGGCGGCACCGGTGGCCACGTGTTCCCGGCGCTGGCCTGCGCTCGCGAGTTTCAGGCGCGTGGCTATACCGTGCACTGGCTCGGGACACCACGCGGGATCGAAAACGAATTGGTCCCGAATGCCGGCCTGCCGTTGCACTTGATCAATGTCAGCGGCCTGCGTGGCAAGAGCAAGCTGTCGCTGCTCAAGGCACCTTTTGTATTGCTCAAGGCGATCTGGCAGGCACGTGCCGTCATTCGTCAGCTGAAACCGGTCTGCGTCCTGGGCTTTGGCGGATATGTCACTGGTCCCGGTGGTGTAGCCGCCAAATTGGCCGGTGTGCCCGTCATCGTTCATGAACAGAACGCCGTCGCTGGTACCGCCAATCGGCTGCTGGTGCCGTTGGCCGCGCGAGTCTGCGAAGCTTTCCCGGACACCTTTGCTGCCAGTGGCAGCCGGCGCACTACCGGTAACCCGGTGCGCACCGAGTTGTTCCTCGAAACATCGCGTCCAGCCTTGGCCGGACGCAAAGCGCGTTTGCTGATCCTCGGCGGAAGCCTTGGGGCAGAGCCGTTGAACAAATTGCTGCCTGAAGCCCTGTCGCTGGTTCCCGCTGAACTGCGTCCGGAAGTGTTTCATCAGGCTGGTAAAAACCACGATGAAGTGACTGCCGAGCGCTATCGCACTGTCGGTGTCGAGGCGCAAGTGCAGCCTTTCATCAAAGACATGGCCCAAGCCTATGGTTGGGCCGACCTGGTGGTCTGTCGCGCAGGCGCGCTGACTGTCAGTGAGCTGGCTGCTGCCGGTCTGCCCTCGATGCTGGTGCCTTTGCCCCACGCGATCGACGATCACCAGACCCGCAATGCCGAATATTTGGCTCGTGAAGGCGCTGCCTTCCTGATGCCGCAAAGAACGACTGGCGCAGCGGATCTCGCTGCACGCCTGACAGAGGTCTTGATGCAACCGCAACGACTCAACGACATGGCTGGCGCCGCTCGTCGCCTGGCTAAACCTGATGCAACCCGCAACGTGGTCGATATCTGCCTGGAGGTGGTTCATGGTTGA